Proteins encoded within one genomic window of Gloeobacter kilaueensis JS1:
- a CDS encoding glycosyltransferase family 4 protein: MKILQAIYQFKSGGGALKVAADLALAGRAAGHAVSFLARDTPVATAAGAVRFFTGNKLRDWWQLTQTCRREHYDIVHVHDRYCSLLVSLLPVAPASVQTNHIAYHTHRRLTRFADVVVGCSLAMDRHHAEFFGLPPERRALILNGVQFREPSLDALAALRAALPRTFAGRRLCLTVARLAPQKGHVYLLEAIARLDPALRAGWGFVFAGDGELMGELTAQAEKLGIAAAIHFLGHTEAVSEWLALSDAFVLPSLFEGLPLALLEAMAAERACLATAIDGNTEVIEAERNGLLCRVKDATDLSCQLARLLSDAPLRERLARQARLDYCRLWTFERTWQQYEALYYRLARIPQLEPSRVNLSP, encoded by the coding sequence ATGAAGATCCTCCAGGCCATCTACCAGTTCAAGAGCGGCGGCGGTGCGCTCAAGGTGGCGGCGGATCTGGCGCTGGCAGGGCGCGCAGCGGGCCACGCGGTGAGCTTTCTTGCCCGCGACACGCCGGTGGCGACGGCGGCGGGCGCGGTGCGCTTTTTTACGGGCAACAAGCTCCGCGACTGGTGGCAGCTAACCCAGACCTGCCGCCGCGAGCACTACGACATCGTTCATGTCCACGACCGCTACTGTTCGCTGCTGGTCAGCCTGCTGCCTGTGGCACCGGCCTCGGTGCAGACCAATCACATCGCCTACCACACCCACCGCCGGCTCACCCGCTTCGCGGACGTGGTGGTGGGCTGCTCTCTGGCGATGGACCGCCACCACGCCGAATTTTTTGGCCTGCCTCCGGAGCGGCGGGCGCTGATTCTCAACGGTGTCCAGTTTCGTGAGCCCAGTCTGGACGCGCTTGCTGCTCTGCGCGCCGCCCTGCCCCGCACATTTGCTGGCCGTCGGCTGTGCCTGACGGTGGCCCGCCTCGCCCCCCAGAAGGGCCACGTCTACCTGCTTGAAGCGATTGCCCGCCTGGACCCGGCACTGCGCGCAGGCTGGGGCTTTGTGTTCGCTGGGGACGGTGAGCTGATGGGCGAACTCACTGCCCAGGCAGAAAAACTGGGTATCGCCGCTGCTATCCACTTTCTTGGCCACACCGAGGCGGTGAGCGAGTGGCTCGCCCTCTCGGACGCCTTTGTCTTGCCCTCGCTGTTTGAGGGGCTGCCCCTGGCGCTATTGGAGGCGATGGCCGCCGAGCGCGCCTGTCTTGCCACCGCCATCGACGGCAATACCGAGGTGATCGAAGCGGAGCGCAACGGTTTGCTGTGCAGGGTAAAGGACGCCACTGACCTCAGCTGTCAGCTCGCCCGCCTGCTCAGCGACGCCCCCTTGCGCGAGAGGCTTGCCCGCCAGGCCCGCCTCGACTACTGCCGCCTGTGGACCTTCGAGCGCACCTGGCAGCAGTACGAAGCGCTCTACTACCGACTGGCCAGGATCCCGCAACTGGAGCCTTCCCGTGTCAATCTCTCCCCTTGA
- a CDS encoding glycosyltransferase: MSISPLERPTFSAVIPAYNMEAYIGDCLRSVLAQSDGDFEAIVVDDGSTDRTAQIVRDFTDPRVRLIQRPNGGLAAARNSGVAAAAGRFVAFLDADDRWCRGKLAAHRRVLESQPGVSVSYDWSAFIDKEGRRTGLTMSQARLTITCEALLLKNYLGNGSTAVVRREVLEAVGGFDEKLRRYVDHELWVRLAVAGHRFQLIPEVLTEYRVHPASFTADSERMLRGLEAFLEKIATYSPESVRTLAPLARACTRRWMARAAFVAGNYPEARRHARAALLLAPSVLWRDRRAAITFAAILAQTAMPKSLFNWSFNRLRTGLGASLLLAALLAPASQAQQAVSAAPATVELSVEKNDDAYLLGPGDRLKIAVYSYDDMSGEQTILPDGRINLPLAGAITVANLSLEDATAKITERLVPYINRPQVALSVVTPRSLRVSVVGEVNQPGPQLLSLQGTLNNFNNPNMTAPTAATTVLTMSRALVAAKGITQKADLSNIELHRHRSDGSVRVTRYDLWQTLMGKADFVDPVLQDGDTVVVSKLPAGSDQKPLVSLRSSIAADRISIAVGGEVRNPGEVRIAASQSALDAIANAGGATDAADLSAVTLLRQQDGQMQSQVLNLDAARQGNSEQNPILMAGDSLIVPRSGWRNFLDTFGRILSPLNGLTNLLFFFRH, from the coding sequence GTGTCAATCTCTCCCCTTGAAAGGCCCACCTTCAGCGCCGTCATCCCCGCCTACAACATGGAAGCCTACATCGGCGACTGCCTGCGCTCGGTGCTCGCCCAGAGCGACGGCGACTTTGAGGCGATCGTCGTCGATGACGGTTCTACCGACCGGACCGCCCAGATCGTCCGCGATTTTACCGACCCCCGGGTGCGGCTCATCCAGCGCCCCAACGGGGGTCTGGCCGCCGCCCGCAACAGCGGTGTCGCTGCTGCCGCAGGCCGCTTCGTCGCTTTTTTAGACGCCGACGATCGCTGGTGCAGGGGCAAGCTCGCTGCCCACCGCCGGGTACTGGAGTCCCAGCCCGGAGTGAGCGTCAGCTACGACTGGTCGGCGTTTATCGACAAAGAAGGCAGGCGCACCGGCCTCACGATGAGCCAGGCGCGCCTCACAATCACCTGCGAGGCGCTGCTGCTCAAAAACTATCTGGGCAACGGCAGCACCGCCGTCGTCCGCCGCGAGGTGCTCGAAGCGGTCGGCGGCTTCGACGAAAAGCTGCGCCGCTACGTCGATCACGAACTGTGGGTGCGCCTGGCGGTAGCGGGCCATCGCTTTCAGCTCATCCCCGAGGTGCTTACCGAGTACCGCGTCCACCCGGCCAGCTTTACCGCCGACAGCGAGCGGATGCTTAGGGGACTGGAGGCGTTTCTCGAAAAAATTGCCACCTACAGCCCCGAGAGCGTGCGCACCCTCGCTCCCCTCGCCCGCGCCTGCACCCGCCGCTGGATGGCCCGCGCCGCCTTTGTCGCCGGCAACTATCCGGAAGCCCGCCGCCACGCCCGCGCCGCCCTGCTCCTAGCGCCTTCGGTGCTCTGGCGCGACCGGCGCGCTGCGATCACCTTCGCGGCGATTCTCGCCCAGACTGCCATGCCAAAATCGCTCTTCAACTGGTCTTTTAATCGCCTGCGTACCGGGCTGGGTGCCTCGCTGCTGCTGGCGGCGCTGCTCGCACCAGCAAGCCAGGCCCAGCAGGCCGTCTCCGCCGCCCCTGCCACCGTCGAGCTGTCGGTCGAAAAGAACGACGATGCCTACCTGCTCGGTCCCGGCGACCGCCTCAAGATCGCGGTCTACAGCTACGACGACATGTCGGGGGAGCAGACGATTTTGCCCGATGGCCGGATCAACCTGCCCCTGGCCGGGGCGATCACCGTCGCCAATCTTTCGCTCGAAGATGCGACAGCAAAGATCACCGAGCGACTGGTGCCCTACATCAACCGGCCCCAGGTGGCGCTCTCGGTGGTCACTCCCCGCTCGCTTCGGGTGAGCGTCGTCGGCGAGGTGAACCAGCCTGGACCGCAGCTTCTCTCGCTGCAGGGAACGCTCAACAACTTCAACAACCCGAACATGACCGCTCCCACTGCGGCGACGACGGTGCTCACCATGAGTCGAGCACTGGTGGCCGCCAAGGGGATCACCCAGAAAGCGGATCTGAGCAACATCGAGCTGCACCGCCACCGCAGCGACGGCAGCGTGCGGGTGACCCGCTACGACCTCTGGCAGACGCTGATGGGCAAGGCGGATTTCGTCGATCCGGTTCTCCAGGACGGCGACACGGTCGTGGTGAGCAAGTTGCCCGCCGGCAGCGATCAAAAACCACTCGTCTCGCTGCGCAGCAGCATCGCCGCCGACCGTATCTCGATCGCCGTGGGCGGCGAGGTGCGCAATCCGGGCGAGGTGCGCATCGCCGCCAGCCAGTCGGCCCTCGACGCGATCGCCAACGCTGGCGGTGCCACCGACGCCGCCGATCTCTCGGCGGTCACCCTGCTCAGACAGCAGGACGGCCAGATGCAGAGCCAGGTGCTCAACCTCGACGCCGCCCGCCAGGGCAACAGCGAACAAAACCCGATCTTGATGGCTGGCGACAGCCTGATCGTGCCACGCTCCGGCTGGCGCAACTTCCTCGATACTTTCGGGCGCATCCTCTCGCCCCTCAACGGGCTGACCAACCTGCTCTTTTTCTTTAGACACTAA
- a CDS encoding GumC family protein yields the protein MNTELYFPIRRPNFTLRVLRSISQQRWAFAITFTTLLAAGVVVTRLLPPQFESTARVLIEYPRSTEQLIDKDADISRLDTVTEKASPVTNQAALLDSRPLFEKVLTRLKFDKDDPPKGKLTVKTVPGSDLIEVSYRSGSARLSNDILTALLAVYIDENLSLNREKGSSARIFLEKRLPELWTRLQKAQDNLESFQHANRFLGTTVETDSVTRSLGDLESDIGKARVELAFSDRKLADLKSQMPGSLKKAVSAAGLSQESGYQLLQTQLLQAEAQLADLQSRFGPQNPQVLNAIQKHDQLRQLLKERTANLAGSASAGVADSPMDPLRQRLVEQWVGLELDRAAQAARLSQLTGQYEQLQQRSARLPQLIKQQTQLQMIADAARQEYLEFKQKYTDSRIAEQQKISNVRIIEPPQLNLDPVWPNRKLLFALVIVGSTGIGLLVVWLRQRNSDTLDGLIELREALPLPILALVPWLGNGLIATEERIDQRPLADSYRLLQAHLRMLPSRQQILSICSWSTLEGCSSVAANLALLEAKAGRRVLLIDADGRFPGQPEFWNFQRPELALRAPNEPLIWRSYIQKAQPDLYVLPFGHIRPSESYKDWVALLEQVREEYDLVLVDCPPLLHGPDATLLASITDGVLWVSCPQRLGRRQAIACSENLRTWATRLLGQVVIGSDANLPGTLPVRSTQWLPREAETSGRWLPNAPSGENRP from the coding sequence GTGAACACCGAACTGTACTTTCCGATTCGTCGGCCCAACTTTACCCTGCGCGTCCTGCGATCAATTAGCCAGCAGCGCTGGGCCTTTGCGATCACCTTCACGACGCTGCTGGCTGCCGGTGTGGTCGTCACTCGCCTGCTGCCGCCCCAGTTCGAATCTACGGCCCGCGTCCTCATCGAGTACCCGCGCTCGACGGAGCAGTTGATCGACAAGGACGCCGACATCTCGCGCCTCGACACGGTGACCGAGAAGGCGAGCCCGGTCACCAACCAGGCGGCCCTGCTCGATTCGCGGCCCCTGTTTGAGAAGGTGCTCACCCGCCTCAAGTTTGACAAAGACGATCCGCCCAAGGGCAAGCTCACGGTCAAGACCGTTCCCGGCAGCGACCTCATCGAGGTGAGCTACCGCTCCGGCTCAGCGCGGCTGTCAAACGACATCCTCACGGCGTTGCTCGCGGTCTACATCGATGAGAACCTTTCGCTCAACCGCGAGAAGGGTTCCTCCGCCCGCATCTTTCTGGAGAAGCGCCTGCCGGAACTGTGGACACGCCTGCAAAAAGCCCAGGACAACCTCGAATCTTTTCAGCACGCCAACCGGTTTTTGGGCACTACCGTCGAGACCGACTCGGTGACCCGCAGCCTGGGCGACCTCGAATCGGACATCGGCAAGGCGCGGGTGGAACTGGCCTTCAGTGACCGCAAACTGGCCGATCTCAAGTCCCAGATGCCCGGCAGCCTCAAAAAGGCAGTGAGTGCAGCGGGCCTGAGCCAGGAGAGTGGCTACCAACTGTTGCAGACGCAACTGTTGCAGGCGGAGGCCCAGCTCGCCGACCTGCAGAGCCGCTTTGGGCCGCAGAATCCGCAGGTGCTCAACGCCATTCAAAAGCACGATCAGTTGCGGCAACTGCTCAAGGAACGCACAGCCAACCTGGCAGGCAGCGCCTCCGCCGGGGTGGCCGATTCGCCGATGGATCCGCTCCGCCAGCGCCTGGTGGAGCAGTGGGTGGGCCTCGAACTCGATCGCGCCGCCCAGGCCGCCCGCCTTAGCCAGCTCACCGGTCAATACGAGCAACTGCAGCAGCGCTCCGCCCGCCTGCCGCAGCTCATCAAGCAGCAGACCCAGCTGCAGATGATCGCCGACGCCGCCCGGCAGGAGTACCTCGAATTCAAGCAAAAGTACACCGACAGCCGCATCGCCGAGCAGCAAAAAATCTCGAACGTGCGGATCATCGAGCCGCCCCAACTCAACCTCGACCCGGTCTGGCCAAACCGCAAGCTGCTGTTTGCCCTGGTGATCGTCGGTAGCACCGGTATCGGTCTGTTGGTCGTCTGGCTGCGTCAGCGCAACAGCGACACCCTCGATGGGCTCATCGAACTGCGCGAGGCGTTGCCCCTGCCGATTCTGGCTCTCGTGCCCTGGCTCGGCAACGGGCTTATCGCTACTGAGGAGCGCATCGACCAGCGCCCCCTCGCCGACAGCTACCGCCTGTTGCAAGCGCACCTGCGCATGTTGCCCAGCCGCCAGCAGATTCTTTCGATCTGCAGCTGGAGCACCCTCGAAGGCTGCTCCTCGGTAGCGGCAAACCTGGCACTATTGGAGGCGAAGGCTGGACGGCGCGTTCTGCTCATCGACGCCGATGGCCGCTTCCCCGGTCAGCCGGAATTCTGGAACTTCCAGCGGCCAGAACTTGCCCTGCGTGCTCCGAACGAGCCGCTCATCTGGCGCTCCTACATCCAGAAAGCGCAGCCGGACCTCTACGTGCTGCCCTTTGGCCACATTCGCCCCTCCGAGTCGTACAAGGACTGGGTGGCGCTGTTGGAGCAGGTGCGCGAGGAGTACGATCTCGTTCTGGTCGATTGCCCGCCCCTGTTGCACGGGCCCGATGCCACCCTGCTCGCCTCGATCACCGACGGCGTGCTCTGGGTGAGCTGCCCGCAGCGGCTGGGCCGCCGCCAGGCGATCGCCTGCAGCGAAAATCTGCGCACCTGGGCGACGCGCCTGTTGGGCCAGGTGGTGATCGGCAGCGACGCCAATCTGCCCGGTACCCTGCCGGTGCGCTCGACCCAGTGGCTACCCAGGGAGGCCGAGACGAGTGGCCGCTGGCTTCCGAATGCTCCCAGTGGAGAGAATCGTCCATGA
- a CDS encoding O-antigen ligase family protein, producing MMHLFGTPLSPPRLRQPAPATPGAGVDVRAERIVFWTIALIPLWWILGLQVAVYPLVGWYLFWRSIRRPGIVTFPFGWNLWWTYIAVWASSLVVNLATGGAEMGRAATTSGSILGVWTLVVIVWYAMRRCGVRYEVVVRAICVLGLCQLIAVGVGESYLRATGKILETNSLIVTAVPSIPARVFFESYLYGYDELAWDEDPVPRLRSFYYWSPIAGTMSIFVCMAALAERHRLWKIAGLLGGLTTVYYAAARSGQVGVALALLIAFWLAGGWGRRILNWSLVPLAIGSPAIAAYLYSYFFEYRADSGAARLALYSETLKSFLNSPLWGYGTHGRSEILEVPLGSHSQVYSTLYHTGVLGSAILIAAWVAIAIALVQLGLKRPELAPAAGAWAGLTVAMFSGELEAASVTVFVLAAWLGCAWNKAQSSGPDWLPPELAAIEEPPTPWQAVRRWWAGIV from the coding sequence ATGATGCACCTGTTTGGCACCCCGCTCAGCCCCCCCCGCCTGAGACAGCCTGCTCCGGCAACGCCTGGGGCGGGCGTGGATGTCAGGGCCGAGCGCATCGTTTTCTGGACGATTGCGCTCATCCCGCTGTGGTGGATTCTTGGCCTGCAGGTGGCGGTCTACCCGCTGGTGGGCTGGTACCTGTTCTGGCGCTCTATCCGGCGACCAGGCATCGTCACCTTCCCGTTCGGCTGGAACCTCTGGTGGACTTACATCGCCGTCTGGGCAAGTTCACTTGTGGTCAACCTCGCCACCGGCGGCGCGGAGATGGGCCGGGCTGCCACGACCTCCGGCTCGATTCTCGGAGTCTGGACGTTGGTCGTAATCGTCTGGTACGCGATGCGCCGCTGCGGTGTGCGCTACGAGGTGGTGGTGCGCGCCATCTGTGTGCTCGGGCTCTGCCAGCTCATCGCCGTCGGTGTGGGCGAAAGCTACCTGCGCGCCACCGGCAAGATCCTCGAGACCAACAGCTTGATTGTGACGGCGGTGCCCTCTATCCCGGCCCGCGTTTTCTTCGAGTCGTACCTCTACGGCTACGACGAGCTGGCCTGGGACGAAGATCCGGTGCCCCGGTTGCGCTCGTTTTATTACTGGTCGCCGATCGCCGGGACGATGAGCATCTTCGTCTGCATGGCGGCCCTGGCCGAGCGCCATCGCCTCTGGAAAATCGCGGGGCTTCTGGGCGGGCTGACGACGGTCTACTACGCGGCGGCCCGCTCCGGGCAGGTGGGGGTCGCCCTCGCCCTGCTCATCGCCTTCTGGCTCGCCGGGGGCTGGGGACGCCGGATTCTCAACTGGAGCCTGGTGCCCCTCGCCATCGGCTCCCCGGCGATCGCCGCCTACCTCTACAGCTACTTTTTCGAGTACCGCGCCGATTCGGGGGCAGCCCGGCTCGCCCTCTACAGCGAGACGCTCAAATCGTTTCTCAATTCACCCCTCTGGGGCTACGGCACCCATGGTCGCTCCGAGATTCTCGAAGTGCCCCTCGGATCGCACTCCCAGGTCTACTCGACGCTCTACCACACCGGCGTGCTCGGTTCGGCGATCTTGATCGCGGCCTGGGTTGCGATTGCGATTGCCCTCGTCCAGCTTGGCCTGAAGCGTCCAGAACTGGCTCCTGCCGCCGGAGCCTGGGCGGGGCTCACCGTGGCGATGTTCAGCGGTGAACTGGAGGCGGCGAGTGTCACGGTCTTTGTGCTCGCCGCCTGGCTCGGCTGCGCCTGGAACAAAGCTCAGAGCAGCGGCCCCGACTGGCTGCCGCCGGAACTGGCAGCGATCGAGGAGCCGCCTACCCCCTGGCAGGCAGTGCGCCGCTGGTGGGCGGGCATCGTTTAA
- a CDS encoding acyltransferase, which translates to MGDFRQRIEPLMSFWLRHYYQWRYPNLTIEPGVRIAGKIKLSGSVRVRIAAGTRLRKHSHFFGEGVVNIGRDCLINGCSVGCYRRIDVGDECLIADCYMIDSDFHNSEPHLRHAPLLAKNIRPIRIERNVWLASGSRVLKGVTIGENSVVGLGAVIRRPVPANVVVIGNPEQIVKRFTPAERERAIEELHA; encoded by the coding sequence ATGGGCGACTTTCGCCAGCGCATCGAACCGCTGATGAGCTTCTGGCTGCGGCACTATTACCAGTGGCGCTACCCAAACCTGACGATCGAGCCCGGCGTGCGGATTGCGGGCAAGATCAAACTCTCCGGCTCCGTCCGGGTGCGGATCGCCGCCGGTACCCGCCTCCGCAAGCACAGCCACTTCTTCGGCGAAGGGGTGGTAAATATTGGTCGCGACTGTCTCATCAACGGCTGCTCGGTGGGCTGCTACCGGCGCATCGACGTTGGCGACGAGTGCCTGATCGCCGACTGCTACATGATCGACTCGGACTTTCACAACAGCGAGCCACACCTGCGCCACGCGCCGCTGCTGGCCAAAAATATCCGGCCCATCCGCATCGAGCGCAACGTCTGGCTCGCCTCCGGCAGCCGCGTGCTCAAAGGGGTGACGATCGGCGAGAACTCGGTGGTGGGGCTGGGTGCGGTCATCCGCCGCCCGGTACCCGCCAACGTCGTCGTCATCGGCAACCCCGAGCAGATCGTCAAGCGCTTCACTCCAGCCGAGCGGGAGCGCGCCATTGAGGAGCTGCACGCATGA
- a CDS encoding glycosyl hydrolase: MKRRPVLQLTAAALGALALPVEAAPVVLGLNVGTELSLGRFNLRLLDLYQAAGVSWLRVWYNWAVIEPVQGRFQAEPIAQALRLAKDRGFKILFVIWGTPAHAGSGDLGAVPRPAALAAYCRYLQANFASLVDAWEVGNEPNLSKYFAGSAAQYVETLQAAYTVLKGNLPVVAAGPSGMAGPAYWDALFAAGLEAGCDRVNLHPYRQKPEQVLALVDDFKSRAHKPLWITELGLSADGGEQAKADFLTRVLPALASRAELTFWYRGIQGEGLHPLRFGLVEVERSSGKITPLPAYYAYRTVAKATS; the protein is encoded by the coding sequence ATGAAGCGCCGTCCGGTCCTCCAGCTTACCGCCGCTGCCCTGGGGGCGCTGGCCCTGCCGGTGGAGGCTGCTCCGGTAGTTCTGGGCCTCAACGTTGGCACAGAGCTGAGCCTGGGCCGCTTCAACCTGCGACTGCTGGATCTCTATCAGGCAGCGGGGGTGAGCTGGCTCAGGGTCTGGTACAACTGGGCTGTGATCGAGCCCGTTCAGGGCCGCTTCCAGGCTGAGCCGATAGCGCAGGCGCTCAGGCTGGCGAAGGACAGGGGTTTCAAGATCTTGTTTGTGATCTGGGGAACGCCCGCCCACGCCGGGAGCGGCGATCTGGGGGCGGTGCCGCGCCCGGCTGCCCTCGCCGCCTACTGCCGCTACCTGCAGGCAAACTTCGCCAGTCTGGTCGATGCCTGGGAGGTGGGCAACGAACCCAACTTGAGCAAGTACTTCGCCGGATCGGCTGCCCAGTACGTCGAGACGCTCCAGGCGGCCTACACCGTACTCAAAGGAAACCTGCCGGTGGTGGCCGCCGGGCCGAGCGGGATGGCCGGGCCCGCCTACTGGGATGCGCTCTTTGCCGCCGGTCTGGAAGCGGGCTGCGATCGGGTGAACCTCCACCCTTACCGCCAGAAACCTGAACAGGTACTCGCTCTGGTCGATGACTTCAAAAGCCGGGCACACAAGCCGCTCTGGATCACCGAGTTGGGCCTTTCTGCCGACGGCGGCGAGCAGGCGAAGGCCGATTTTCTTACCCGCGTGCTGCCTGCTCTGGCCAGCCGCGCCGAACTCACCTTCTGGTACCGGGGCATCCAGGGCGAGGGCCTTCACCCCCTGCGCTTTGGCCTGGTGGAGGTGGAGCGCTCCAGCGGCAAAATCACCCCCCTGCCCGCCTACTACGCCTACCGGACAGTGGCAAAAGCGACGAGCTGA
- a CDS encoding MOP flippase family protein, producing the protein MTQNAIVGEKPKNIRHQVFAGVRWTGLSQVAQQLINLLWSVVMARLLLPDDFGLLAMASVFTGIVFFVLDLGLSAVIIQKPELETRQISSIFWLNVLAGVLMTLVGIVLAAPIAWFYRNPAVQPVVVVLSLNFLVFSLSATQSSLLHRQMDFKALELRTLVGLIVGTAASIAMAVAGLGVWSLVGRLLIAGIASCLLLWSVSGWRPGWYFRWADVKGWVGFSNEVLASNLLAHVGRNADNLLIGRFVGAMSLGYYAMAYNVMMFPVQRFSQVLASVLFPALSRLQEDTTRLTCGWFRAARLIGAVTIPLMVGLVVLAEPFVRVVYGEKWLPVVPVLRILAVSGAVQSLGILDGTVLLALGHSRLRLQLTAFAVGVAVISFIVGLPGGVIGVAGCFVAANLCTSIVTLLVTLRCLQLSAAAYLRNLRGVLLAACAMGAAELLIRALPLAPAPLLLVAVPAGIALYIISLQVWAPAVVAEALQFVPERLRRRIQPA; encoded by the coding sequence GTGACTCAAAACGCGATTGTGGGCGAGAAGCCCAAAAATATTCGCCACCAGGTCTTCGCCGGTGTGCGCTGGACCGGACTTTCGCAAGTGGCCCAGCAGCTGATCAACCTGCTGTGGAGCGTGGTGATGGCCCGGCTGTTGCTGCCGGACGACTTTGGCCTGCTCGCGATGGCGAGCGTCTTTACGGGCATCGTCTTCTTCGTCCTCGATCTCGGCCTGAGCGCTGTGATCATCCAGAAGCCAGAACTGGAAACGCGCCAGATTTCGAGCATCTTCTGGCTGAACGTGCTGGCGGGGGTGCTGATGACCCTGGTGGGCATCGTCCTCGCTGCTCCCATCGCCTGGTTTTATCGCAACCCGGCGGTGCAGCCGGTGGTGGTGGTTCTCTCGCTGAACTTTCTGGTCTTTTCGCTGAGCGCTACCCAGTCGTCGCTGCTGCACCGGCAGATGGACTTCAAGGCGCTGGAGCTGCGCACGCTGGTCGGGCTGATAGTCGGCACCGCCGCCTCGATCGCGATGGCCGTCGCTGGCCTCGGTGTCTGGAGTCTGGTTGGACGCCTGCTGATTGCCGGGATCGCGAGCTGCCTTCTGCTCTGGTCGGTCTCCGGCTGGCGGCCCGGCTGGTATTTTCGCTGGGCAGACGTAAAGGGCTGGGTCGGTTTCAGCAACGAGGTGCTCGCGAGCAACCTGCTCGCCCACGTTGGCCGCAACGCCGACAACCTGCTTATCGGTCGCTTTGTCGGAGCAATGAGCCTGGGCTACTACGCGATGGCCTACAACGTGATGATGTTCCCGGTGCAGCGCTTCAGCCAGGTACTCGCCTCGGTGCTGTTTCCGGCCCTTTCTCGGCTGCAGGAGGATACGACCCGGCTCACCTGTGGCTGGTTTCGGGCTGCCCGGCTCATCGGGGCGGTGACAATTCCGCTTATGGTTGGGCTCGTCGTGCTCGCCGAACCCTTCGTGCGCGTCGTCTACGGCGAGAAGTGGCTGCCGGTGGTGCCGGTGCTGCGCATCCTGGCGGTAAGCGGCGCGGTGCAGTCGCTGGGCATCCTCGATGGCACCGTGCTGCTGGCACTGGGCCACTCGCGCCTGCGCCTGCAACTGACGGCCTTCGCGGTCGGCGTCGCCGTTATCTCGTTCATTGTCGGCCTGCCGGGTGGGGTGATCGGGGTGGCAGGCTGCTTCGTCGCCGCCAACCTTTGCACCTCGATCGTCACTTTACTGGTGACCCTCCGTTGCCTGCAGCTCTCCGCTGCCGCCTACCTGCGCAACCTGAGGGGCGTTCTCCTGGCGGCCTGCGCCATGGGTGCGGCGGAGCTACTGATCCGAGCCCTTCCCCTCGCTCCCGCGCCGCTGCTGCTCGTGGCAGTCCCGGCGGGCATCGCCCTCTACATCATCTCGCTTCAAGTATGGGCTCCGGCGGTGGTCGCCGAGGCGCTGCAGTTTGTCCCCGAACGTCTTCGCCGCCGAATCCAGCCAGCCTGA
- a CDS encoding glycosyltransferase, with the protein MDAIAPFTNFWPLVSVVVPVYNGEALLPTLLTSLTRLDYPAERLEVLLVNNNSTDHTAELLAETPYTIVFEERPGCGTARNAGIRQAKGEFIACTDADCVLDPLWIKDLLAGFTDGTIGAVAGTIEPYELNHPVERYEALRLNDPGHRSVHVFLPTACTANVMYRAEVFRCVGLLLDRSGGEETDLNWRMQTRTAYRIHFLTGGGLVRHRYRSTLKSFCRSQRYKARTLVDLHRRWNLHIPTGRKELWRTAKALFGFLPKVIASPDRPSALWEAWLDIVVPWTRFRGIREGWKQTT; encoded by the coding sequence ATGGACGCCATCGCTCCTTTTACCAACTTCTGGCCGCTCGTCTCGGTGGTCGTGCCGGTCTACAACGGCGAAGCGCTGCTTCCGACTCTGCTCACTTCCCTCACCCGGCTCGATTATCCGGCAGAAAGGCTGGAGGTCTTGCTGGTCAACAACAACTCGACCGACCACACCGCCGAACTTCTGGCCGAAACGCCCTACACGATCGTCTTCGAGGAGCGCCCCGGCTGTGGCACGGCGCGCAACGCCGGTATCCGACAGGCAAAGGGCGAATTTATCGCCTGCACCGACGCCGATTGCGTCCTCGATCCGCTCTGGATCAAAGACCTGCTCGCCGGTTTCACCGACGGCACAATCGGGGCGGTGGCGGGCACGATCGAACCCTACGAACTCAATCACCCGGTCGAGCGCTACGAGGCGCTCAGGCTCAACGACCCCGGCCACCGGTCGGTTCATGTCTTTTTGCCCACCGCCTGCACGGCGAACGTGATGTACCGCGCCGAGGTCTTCCGGTGCGTCGGTCTATTGCTCGATCGCTCCGGCGGTGAGGAGACCGACCTCAACTGGCGGATGCAGACCCGCACCGCCTACCGCATTCACTTTCTCACTGGCGGCGGGCTTGTGCGGCACCGCTACCGCTCGACTTTGAAATCTTTTTGCCGTTCCCAGCGCTACAAGGCCCGGACGCTGGTGGACCTGCACCGCCGCTGGAACCTGCACATTCCCACCGGTCGCAAGGAACTGTGGCGCACCGCGAAGGCGCTGTTTGGTTTTTTGCCGAAGGTAATTGCAAGCCCGGATCGCCCGAGCGCCCTCTGGGAAGCCTGGCTCGATATCGTCGTTCCCTGGACCCGCTTCCGGGGCATCCGCGAAGGCTGGAAACAAACAACGTGA